Proteins co-encoded in one Ananas comosus cultivar F153 linkage group 15, ASM154086v1, whole genome shotgun sequence genomic window:
- the LOC109721256 gene encoding G-type lectin S-receptor-like serine/threonine-protein kinase At1g34300 gives MGMTSPPPSPLSFLFLLFFLLVPYLFSSAISISNSTSTFTSADSPWLPTRSNQSAPLSNPTLRSRNGLYLLVNRSTLVLSDGGKGYWTERAGIEKLTPDGQLQMDNANTDVVSDLRRPAALRRLTLDDDGNLRVYSLRPPWEVVWQAVQELCTVPAACGRGNNSICLPNGSFSTSCVCPPGFRNSSSAAGGTSSCALRRSFLPDSKFLRLDYVSFVADGNEYAEHSPLNFDGCRSACVQNATCVGFSYDFTGGRTCYNHFGALVDGYWSPANAMAMFVRVSASETDASNFTGMTAPVETVCPVRVALPVPPKEGSATLRNAAAVAGLFAAELLVGVLSFWAFLRKYSKYRDMARTFGLELLPGGGGPKRFSYAELKAATADFSNVVGRGGYGIVYKGNLPDGRVIAVKRLLSVGGGEAEFWAEVAVIARMHHLNLVRLWGFCAEKDERMLVYEYVSNGSLDKFLFRRPAAAATDAPPLPLLDWNIRYRIALGVARAIAYLHEECLEWVLHCDIKPENILLEDDFCPKVSDFGLSKLATKKDKVTMSRIRGTRGYLAPEWVIQREPITAKADVYSFGMVLLEIVSGRRNFEFQRKSVDSEEWYFPRWAFEKVYVEKNVGEILDPRIMESYDETEHSATVERMVKTAMWCLQDRAETRPSMGKVAKMLEGSVEITEPSKPAIFCDPDE, from the exons ATGGGCATgacttctcctcctccttctcctctctccttcctcttcctcctcttcttcctcctcgtccCATATCTCTTCTCCTCCgccatttccatttccaattctACCTCGACCTTCACTTCCGCGGACTCGCCATGGCTCCCAACGCGGAGCAACCAGTCCGCCCCTTTGTCCAACCCCACCCTGCGCTCCCGCAACGGCCTCTACCTCCTCGTCAACCGCTCCACCCTCGTCCTCTCCGACGGCGGCAAGGGCTACTGGACGGAGCGCGCCGGCATCGAGAAGCTCACCCCCGACGGCCAGCTCCAGATGGACAACGCCAACACCGACGTCGTGTCCGACCTGCGCCGCcccgccgccctccgccgcctcacccTCGACGACGACGGCAACCTCCGCGTCTACAGCCTGCGCCCCCCCTGGGAGGTCGTCTGGCAGGCCGTCCAGGAGCTCTGCACCGTCCCCGCCGCCTGCGGCAGGGGTAACAACTCCATCTGCCTCCCGAACGGCAGCTTCTCCACCTCCTGCGTCTGCCCTCCCGGCTTCCGCaactcctcctccgccgccggcggcACCTCCAGCTGCGCCCTCCGGCGAAGCTTTCTGCCCGACAGCAAGTTCCTCCGGCTCGACTACGTCAGCTTCGTCGCAGACGGCAACGAGTATGCAGAACACTCGCCGCTCAATTTCGACGGCTGCCGGTCGGCCTGCGTGCAGAATGCCACCTGCGTCGGATTCAGCTACGACTTCACCGGCGGCCGGACGTGCTACAATCACTTCGGCGCGCTCGTGGACGGCTACTGGTCGCCGGCCAACGCGATGGCGATGTTCGTCCGGGTGTCGGCGTCGGAGACGGACGCCAGCAATTTCACGGGGATGACGGCGCCGGTGGAGACGGTCTGCCCGGTGCGCGTGGCGCTGCCGGTGCCGCCCAAGGAGGGCAGCGCCACGCTGCGCAACGCGGCGGCCGTGGCGGGGCTGTTCGCGGCCGAGCTGCTCGTCGGCGTGCTCTCCTTCTGGGCCTTCCTCAGGAAGTACTCCAAGTACCGCGACATGGCGCGCACGTTCGGGCTCGAGCTCCtgcccggcggcggcggcccgaaGCGCTTCTCCTACGCCGAGCTCAAGGCCGCCACCGCCGACTTCTCCAACGTCGTCGGCCGCGGAGG GTACGGCATAGTCTACAAGGGGAATCTCCCCGACGGGCGCGTGATTGCGGTGAAGCGCCTCCTCAGCGTGGGCGGGGGCGAGGCGGAGTTCTGGGCGGAAGTGGCGGTGATCGCGCGAATGCACCACCTCAACCTGGTTCGGTTGTGGGGGTTCTGCGCCGAGAAGGACGAGCGCATGCTCGTCTACGAGTACGTCTCCAACGGCTCCCTCGACAAGTTCCTCTTCCGCcgtcccgccgccgccgctaccGACGCCCCCCCTCTCCCGCTCCTCGACTGGAACATCCGCTACCGCATAGCCCTAGGCGTCGCGCGCGCAATTGCCTACTTACACGAGGAGTGCTTAGAGTGGGTCCTGCACTGCGACATCAAGCCGGAGAACATACTTCTGGAGGACGACTTCTGCCCTAAAGTTTCGGATTTCGGATTGTCGAAGTTAGCTACCAAGAAGGACAAGGTGACGATGTCGCGGATCCGGGGGACGAGAGGGTACTTGGCGCCGGAATGGGTTATCCAACGAGAGCCGATCACGGCGAAGGCCGACGTCTATAGCTTCGGGATGGTTCTCCTAGAGATCGTCTCCGGGAGGAGGAACTTCGAGTTTCAGAGAAAATCTGTCGATAGCGAGGAATG GTACTTTCCGCGATGGGCTTTCGAGAAAGTGTACGTGGAGAAGAACGTCGGGGAGATACTCGACCCGAGGATAATGGAGAGCTACGACGAAACGGAGCACTCTGCGACGGTGGAGAGGATGGTGAAGACGGCGATGTGGTGCTTGCAGGATCGGGCGGAGACGCGGCCGTCGATGGGGAAGGTGGCGAAGATGCTCGAGGGGTCGGTGGAGATCACCGAGCCCTCGAAGCCGGCTATATTCTGCGACCCCGACGAATAG